From the Paenibacillus tianjinensis genome, the window AAGAGATTGCCGACGAGCTCTCTCTGCTGCCTGCGCATTATGCTGCCGCAGACTGGATGGTGGAGGTTGCCGGCGCAACTGCCGACTGCATCGCCCTGTACGGGACCAAGGCATTGTCGGACGCCGAAGTTAAGCGTCCACTGCAGGAGTCGCTCCGGCATGCCCGTGATCTGCAGCTGGCCTGGTTCTCCGAGCTGCAGGGAATATGCCCGCTGACGGCTATCCGCGACCTCGGTGCTGTCTTCTCTCACCTCAACCGGGTGCTGGAGGTCATCGAACAGGCCGATTATGCGGCAGTTTCGGCCGCACCTCTGCCGGCAAGAACCGAAGCTTCACGCAGTATCCATCTTGTAAATAATGGACTCTCCCACAAGCTTTAAGCTTGGGAGTGTCCTTTTTTTTGCTGCTGCAAAATCTTATATATTTCAGGTGAAATTACAGTTGAAAACCGGCTCATACAGGAATAAAATTAGGATTGTTTAAAGAAGTTGTCGAAATGCAGTACTATAGTACCAGTTATGATCATTTTATTGTCGATTACTTCATTAAATGACCTCATGCTGAGTGTTTATCATGTTCATGTATAAAGGCAAACTGCCCGAAAGGGCGGGACGCAAAGCAATGGGCCTAACAATGCCGCTGTGCATTCATGGCTGCCAGGCTGCCGGTTTGATAATACGAAAAGCGAGGTTATACCTATGCCGCAGCGCATCCTTGACCATTCCCGGCATGTGTTCAGTAAAACGATGCCGTCCTTTAGCACTATTTTTCCGATGGAGTCCTCTACCCCGTCCTATCCGTTCAGCGGAGTGGGCGGAAATGAGGATAAGGATGGAATAATCATTGTACAGAATAGTCAGATTTTCATCACTCCCCCTCTATGCGGCGGCAAGGCTGCCCTGATTTCTGCTGTTCACCCTGTCGTTCTGAAGATGGAAGGCGAGAAGGTAACTGAACCCACCCGGGTCACTTCAGTCAATCATCTGAGCTGGGAGATCAGTGAGAAGCCGCAGTACCAGATTACGATTTCCGAGGATAAGCTAAGAGCCTACTTTACCCTCTACCGTGTGGAGAAGTACGCCTGGAAGCTCGTGAATTGCCCCGCCTCCGCCGAAGTCTCTGTCCGGGCCGAGCCGGACTATGATCTGCTGCTGTCTAAGCTGACTGTAGATCAGATTCTTGCCGGCTTTCCTAAAAGCGCCTTCATTCCTAATCTCAACATTCCTGCTCTTTACGCCGAATTAAATAATCCGACCTATCTTCCGGTCTGCATTGCTGTGGGCAAAGCCCCGGTTCCCGGGTTCAACGGCAGGCTGGAGCTCTTGCTGCAGCCTGATATGGCTGATGAGTTCAGCCGTCAGGAAGCCCCCGACCCTCTGAATTACCTGAACTATCCGGGGATTGCGTCTGTCCATCCGGGAGAAGTGCTGGCCCGCAAATTGCCTCCGCAGGAAGGCTTGCCCGGCTTTGACGTGTATGGCGGCATTCTGCCGTCACCCCAGCCGGAGGATATCCGCCTGATGCACGCCGCCGATATCTCGCTGCTTCCAGGCGGAGAGATTATCGCACTGCGTGAAGGAAGACCCCGGATCACAGGCATCGGCACACCGGTGGTGAGTATTGATTTCCCTTCTGCCTATATTATGCCGGGGGGCATGGATACAGCAGACGGAGTCTTTATGTTTGCAGGAGATGTGGTTGCACCGGAAGGAGTCAGGGACCAATCCATCATTGAGGCTTTTGGCAATGTCTACATATACGGTGATGTCCGGGGGGCTGTGATTACCGCCACAGGCAGCATTGTGATCCGGGGAAAGATAACAGACAGCCAATTATATTGCGGTTATTACGGAGCAAGACAAGGGCGGCTGTACCTGCATTCCGGTCACCTGATCGAGGAAATAACAGCACTGAGAAAAGCAGCCAGGCTGCTGGAGCAGAATCTTAAGTCACGTCAGCAGACTGTGAAATACGGACTGGTAGTTATGCTGCTGCTGGAGAGTAAATGCAGCCATATACCGGGTCTGCTTACCAGGCTTCAGAACCTGCTTTTAGACAATGAGTCAGCCTGTCCTATGGATACAGAGCAAATTAAACAACTGCTGGAGGTCTTCCTGCACCCGGGGCAGTTCACCGACTTCATAACGGATTCCGTGATTGGGACGTTGTTGAAGCTGCTTGAGGCGTTTTGCGAGCGGATTGAAGGCCTGCAGGAGGAGAGTGCCCGGATTGATGTTGCAGAGGCGGAAGGCTGCATGCTCCAAGCCGGCGGAGACCTCTATATACATAAAGAAGGCGTCAGGAACTGCACACTGCGGGCATCCGGGAATGTTCAATTCCTCCTGGAACAATCGGTATGCAGCGGATCCATAGTCGAAGCGGGCGGAGCGATCACCCTGCAGAGCGCCTGCGCAGAAGCCGGCCAGCAATCGGTTCTTACAGCAGGAAGTACAATTAGTGCCCGCCGGATTTCCGCTACCCGCTTGTGCATTGGCGAATATACCACGGAGATTGATGATTTGCTGGAGAATGCGGTATACACAGCCCAGAATCTGCGAATGGGTAATCAAGATAGTGCAAACTTGCTTACATACCGTTTTTAAGCCCAATGAAAGAGCCTGCCGGACCTCATGCAGATCCGGCAGGCTCTTCTTATTTTATCCGGGCGTCCGCCCCAGCTTTACATTTACCAGAATAATGCTGCCCACGATCAGCAGCATACCCACAATCAGGTTGGGCGTAATCTGCTCATGTAGCAGCACTACGCTTGAGCCGATGGAGATCAGCGGGATCAGGAAGGTAAACGAACCGACCCTACTGGCCTCCCCTTCATTGATCAGCTTAAAGTACACCATCCAGCCGAGCGCGATGACGAACACCGCAATGAACAGTGTGTTAACAATAAAAGCACTGTTCCAGGTAATTGCTGACCAGCTTTCCATGGCTGAACCGGCTGCCAGCAGGATCACTCCGCCAATCATGATCTGCATCGCCGTCATCCACAGCATATCTACCCGGGCCGCATTTCGTTTCGTATAGATGGTGGCGAATGCCCAGCTGAGTGCGCTGGCCAGCGCAAGCAGAACACCGACAGGAGAGATGCTTCCGTTGAACCCGCCGATGCTCAGCGCGGCTACCCCCAGAAAGCCGAGCAGCAGGCCGAATATTTTCAGCCCGTACATGCTCTCCCCTAGCCAGATCCAGGCAAAGATGCCCAGCAGCACCGGCTGCAGAAACACAATGGCCGAGAACAGCCCGGAAGGCACATACTGCAGGCCTATCGTCTGGAAGCCGTAATAAAAGACGATACTGAGTATCGCCGATGTCAAATAGACCGGCCACAGTTGCCTGAACTGAAGCTGCTTCCCTTTCGGCAGGGCTGCGATGATCAGGATGATACCCGCAATCACTGTCCGGATACCGGCAAACAGCAGCGGAGGCGCATAGGATAAGGCGATTTTGGACAGGGGCCAGTTGATCCCCCAGACAATCACCAAAAAAGTAAGCAGAGCTATCGTTTTATTACGTCCGGACATTCATTCACCTCTTGTTTCATTTTCATTCCAAATGATACAATATCCCCAGTCATAATTGAAATGAATTATTATCATGAGGGGCATAACAAATCCGATATGAATAACAATCAAATTCGCCTGTTTGTCAAAATTGCCGAAACCGGAAGCTTCACCAAAGCCGGGTTGGAGCTGAATATGACCCAGCCGGCGGTCAGCCGCGCTATATCCGCCCTCGAAACGGAAATGGACGTCAAGCTGCTGCTTCGCGACCGCCGCAGCGGGCTGATGCTCACAGAGGTGGGTAAACGTGTCCTGATTCTTTTCCGAGAAATTCTCAGCGGGTTCAATAAGGTCGAGCAGGAGATTGCCGCGGAGAAAGGACTGGAGAAGGGACTGATCCGGATCGGAGCCTTCCCGGTGGCGGCTGCTTACTTTGTGCCCAAGATGATCCGCTCGATTAAGAGCAGGTATCCGGGGATCGAAATCTCCGTCCACGAAGGCTCGGTGGCCGAGGTGAAGGAATGGCTGGAAACGCGCCAGATTGATGTCGCGCTAATTATTCCGCCGCATGAGGAATTTGAGACCATTCCGCTTTTTCGGGAGAAGCTGTATGCGGTGCTGCCCGGCGCTCATCCGCTGGGTCAACACCAGATCATTGATGTGAAACACCTGGAGCACGAGCCGATGATGATCTGCAGAGCAGGCTATGAGCCTCCAGTGCTTGATTTATTCAAGAGAGCCGGCAGTGAGCTGAACGTGAAATATGTGGTCAACAGCTACAATACAGCACTGAACATGATCCAGGAGGGCCTTGCCGTAGGCGTGCTGTCCCAGCTGTCGCTGCTCGCGCCGCCTGATGATGTGATCATCCGGGAGCTTTCACCCGATGCTTACCGGGATGTCCATCTGGCGGTCCATTCGCTGGAGGAAGCGTCCATCGCTGTCAGGTTGCTTATTGATACTGCGCTCGAATTATTCGCGGAAGCCGGAAATCTGCATCCTGCTACAAACACTGTAAAGGAGTGATTAATATGAAGACCAACCGTCTGGGAAAAAGCGGGCTGCAGGTATCGGCACTAGGCCTTGGAACGAATGCTTTTGGCAAACGTGCCGATCAGCAGACCTCGATTGAGATTATTCATACCGCACTGGATCAGGGGATCAACTTCATCGATACCGCCAATATTTATGCCGGTACCGAATCGGAAAGAATCATCGGCCTGGCTCTGGAAGGCAGGCGGGATCGCGCAGTTCTGGCCACCAAGGCAGGTCTGCCGCGGGCTGAGGGCCCTAATGGGAGCGGCTCCTCCCGCCATCACCTGATGCTGGAGCTGGAAGGCAGCTTGCGCCGGCTGAAGACGGATTATGTGGATCTGTATCAGATCCACACCTTCGATCCGTATACGCCGCTGGAAGAAACGCTGCGCACCCTGGATGATATGGTGTCGGCGGGTAAGGTCCGTTATATCGGCGCTTCTAATTACGCGGCCTGGGAACTGATGAAGGCGCTCGGAATCAGCGCAGCGCGGAATCTGATCAAATACAGCTCGATTCAGTGCAGCTATTCACTGGCCGACCGGACCCCCGAGAACGAGCTGCTCCCGCTCTGTCTGGATCAGGGACTGGGTATCATCCCTTACTTCCCGCTGGCCGGGGGCATACTGAGCGGCAAATACAGCAGCAGCGGCGCTGCACCTGCCGGGTCACGGGCCGAGACCGATCCGAACTTTACCCGCTTCCTTACCCCTGAGCGGATTGCACTGGGTAATGAAGTCAGCCGGATCGCCGCAGACCTCGGAACCTCGCCCACAGCCTTGTCCTTAGCCTGGCTGATGAGCAGGCCCGCTGTATCCACGGTTATCGTAGGGGCTACACGGGTGGAGCAGGTGCAGCAGAATCTGCAGAGCACCGCTCTTGAGCTGGACGCGGAGACCCTGGACAAGCTGGAAGAAGCCAGCCGCCCGTTCCGCAGCGGCGAGCCGTTCGCAGTCTACCGTCTGCCGTAATTGCAGAACGCCAAGAAGCCTATAGCTCCTTCCTGCCGGTTATCGGCGGGCTGGAGCTATAGGCTTTTTTAATAGAACAGCATTGCTTATTTATACGGCTGCGATGAACCGCTCCATATCTTCCTCGACCGTTGTAATACCGCCGATTCCGAAGTTATCAACCAGCACTTTAGCCACATTCGGCGAGAGGAAGGCCGGCAGCGTCGGGCCGAGATGAATGTTTTTGACACCCAGGTGCAGCAGCGCAAGCAGCACGATGACCGCTTTTTGCTCATACCAGGCAATATTGTAGGCAATCGGCAGGTCGTTGATATCGTCCAGTCCGAACACTTCCTTCAGCTTCAGGGCAATGACCACAAGGGAATAGGAATCATTGCATT encodes:
- a CDS encoding flagellar assembly protein A, which encodes MHSWLPGCRFDNTKSEVIPMPQRILDHSRHVFSKTMPSFSTIFPMESSTPSYPFSGVGGNEDKDGIIIVQNSQIFITPPLCGGKAALISAVHPVVLKMEGEKVTEPTRVTSVNHLSWEISEKPQYQITISEDKLRAYFTLYRVEKYAWKLVNCPASAEVSVRAEPDYDLLLSKLTVDQILAGFPKSAFIPNLNIPALYAELNNPTYLPVCIAVGKAPVPGFNGRLELLLQPDMADEFSRQEAPDPLNYLNYPGIASVHPGEVLARKLPPQEGLPGFDVYGGILPSPQPEDIRLMHAADISLLPGGEIIALREGRPRITGIGTPVVSIDFPSAYIMPGGMDTADGVFMFAGDVVAPEGVRDQSIIEAFGNVYIYGDVRGAVITATGSIVIRGKITDSQLYCGYYGARQGRLYLHSGHLIEEITALRKAARLLEQNLKSRQQTVKYGLVVMLLLESKCSHIPGLLTRLQNLLLDNESACPMDTEQIKQLLEVFLHPGQFTDFITDSVIGTLLKLLEAFCERIEGLQEESARIDVAEAEGCMLQAGGDLYIHKEGVRNCTLRASGNVQFLLEQSVCSGSIVEAGGAITLQSACAEAGQQSVLTAGSTISARRISATRLCIGEYTTEIDDLLENAVYTAQNLRMGNQDSANLLTYRF
- a CDS encoding LysR family transcriptional regulator; this translates as MNNNQIRLFVKIAETGSFTKAGLELNMTQPAVSRAISALETEMDVKLLLRDRRSGLMLTEVGKRVLILFREILSGFNKVEQEIAAEKGLEKGLIRIGAFPVAAAYFVPKMIRSIKSRYPGIEISVHEGSVAEVKEWLETRQIDVALIIPPHEEFETIPLFREKLYAVLPGAHPLGQHQIIDVKHLEHEPMMICRAGYEPPVLDLFKRAGSELNVKYVVNSYNTALNMIQEGLAVGVLSQLSLLAPPDDVIIRELSPDAYRDVHLAVHSLEEASIAVRLLIDTALELFAEAGNLHPATNTVKE
- a CDS encoding aldo/keto reductase, producing the protein MKTNRLGKSGLQVSALGLGTNAFGKRADQQTSIEIIHTALDQGINFIDTANIYAGTESERIIGLALEGRRDRAVLATKAGLPRAEGPNGSGSSRHHLMLELEGSLRRLKTDYVDLYQIHTFDPYTPLEETLRTLDDMVSAGKVRYIGASNYAAWELMKALGISAARNLIKYSSIQCSYSLADRTPENELLPLCLDQGLGIIPYFPLAGGILSGKYSSSGAAPAGSRAETDPNFTRFLTPERIALGNEVSRIAADLGTSPTALSLAWLMSRPAVSTVIVGATRVEQVQQNLQSTALELDAETLDKLEEASRPFRSGEPFAVYRLP
- a CDS encoding DMT family transporter, whose protein sequence is MSGRNKTIALLTFLVIVWGINWPLSKIALSYAPPLLFAGIRTVIAGIILIIAALPKGKQLQFRQLWPVYLTSAILSIVFYYGFQTIGLQYVPSGLFSAIVFLQPVLLGIFAWIWLGESMYGLKIFGLLLGFLGVAALSIGGFNGSISPVGVLLALASALSWAFATIYTKRNAARVDMLWMTAMQIMIGGVILLAAGSAMESWSAITWNSAFIVNTLFIAVFVIALGWMVYFKLINEGEASRVGSFTFLIPLISIGSSVVLLHEQITPNLIVGMLLIVGSIILVNVKLGRTPG